TCATTCAAACATTGTATTGAGAAGATAACAAAACAAGAGCTTGAATCAGAAAGGACCCggatgaataaaaaaaaacaaaaacaaaaacaaaaacaaaaaaacctgcccGGTGTCATTTCGTAATTGCACTACCCACTTAAAATATACACACCTCAAATTCAAGAAAAGGTAAGGCCACCCCCCCCAAAAGGGGAGTCCTCTCTTCGAGGTATATAACACGAACCCCGGATTCAAGTTTAGTTTTGTCTTTAAAAGCCACCAAATATTCCTAACACAAGAAGAGGCGCAGAAACTAACCCAATCTCCCCAATTTCGGAGCGTCTCGGCTGTAACCAAGTCAGCCCCCGCGGGCAGGCTCCTCTCTCCACTCGTCTGACAGCTCGGGACCGAGCCCGCGGCGCTGCTGCCTGGGCTCTCCCGATCCTCGGCCCTCGGCCCGCGCAGCTGCGCGGCGGGCAGGGCGTCCCGGCCGGTTGTCGCGGccggccaccccctccccagccagacCTTGCGCCGGCCGGTGCAGAATGAAACAGACTTTAAGCCCTTCCGTCCATCCCCTCATTGGACGTCCGGGAAGAGTCACCGGCTCCCCACACGAACCGTCTGCGGTGATCATGTTCCTCCTTCCCAAGTTCGTTTCCCACGGCCGCTCGTCGGAGGCTGCCACCGGAGCCCGCGGGCCCCTCGTCCCCCGCCCGTCCTCGCCTCGTCTCCCGGGCTTGCGGATCGAGAACCGCGGCCCTCTGGGTCAGGGGCGCCCGCTGCGAGGGACCGCCGAGCGGGCGCGCCAGTCCGTCGCCTCCGCCGCCCTGGGTCCGGGCGCCATTCGGCCCCTACCCCAACCCCCACCGCCGCTCCGGGCGTTCGAGGGGGCGCCCGGCCGGGGCGACTTCCAGCGTGAGCCCCTTACCCGAGCCTCGTAGCCCACGGTGGCCactgcccgcccgcccgccggggACTGGTGTCCGAGTCCTGTCACCCGTCTCCGTCCCCCGACCCCCGCCACCAGTCCCACTCTCGCATGGGCGAGTAGCCCTCGTCGTCCCCGTCCCGGCCCCGCGGCGCAGCCGGGCCGCCGTCCGCCGTACCTGGTGGTGGTTGTAGGAGTTCCTCTGCTGCAGGAAGGCGGCAGCCGCCGCCTGGTGCTGCTGCTGGAGCTGCGGGCTGACGGGAGACCTCCGGCTCTGCGGCTGCTGCGGCGCCGCGGGCGGCGGGGGCTGCTGCTGAGGTAAATTCatggcgggcggcggcggcgggggcacGGCGGCAGCCGAGAAGGGGCCGCCGaacccgctgccgccgccgccgccgccaccgccgctcGCCGGCACGCTGAGTCCCGCGCAGCCGTGCGGGGACACGGGCGAGAAGCTCGGGAAGAAGGCCGGGTTCATGGACGACGGCAGCCCGGGGTAGAAGCCGTTCTCTGAATCGGGGCTGGGCGGCGGCATGGCGCTGAgcgagccgccgccgccgccgccgccgccgccacccgGGGTGGCGGCCGAAGAGCCGGGCTgctgcggctgcggctgcggcggCTGCTGGGGCGGaggcggctgctgctgctggggcgGCGGCGGCTGTTGGGGTTGGGGCGGCGGCGGCGAAGCGGTCTGCACCGACCAGGGGGTGCCGAAGCCGGGCAGTGGCGGCGGCGACGCGGAGCCGCCTCCCCCTCCGCCTCCGGggggccccccgcccccgccgccgcccgggTGCGGAAGGTCCGGGCTCTGCAGGCTGCTGAAGGCGCCCGCGCCGAGCGCCCCGCCGGGCAGGAGGTTACTGGGACTGTTGAGCAGAGGGTGGTTGGGGGACTCCATGGAGCCCGGCGCGGGGTTCACCGGCGGCGTCGAGGGGGCCAAGCCCGCATTGGGGGGCTCGGTGGCGCTGCCCTCGCCCGCGGCCGGGGTCTTGCGAGGGCTGCCCGCGCCTCCGTGGCGGCGCCGCGGGGCTGCGGGCGGCGAGGGCTGGAGCTGCGGGAGCGGGGGCAGATCGGCCGGGAGCTGCCGCTGGGCGAAATCCTGCGGCGGGAGGTGCTGCGGGTGCGGTACGCTgaattgctgctgctgctgtggctgCTGGCGCTGGGCGAGCTGCGCCGGCTGGAGGAGCGGGccgggcggtggcggcggcggtggcggcggacTGAACCGGCCGGGGCAgtggagcggcggcggcggcttcGAGTCCggagggtggggaaggtggggagggctgaactctttcctcttctggcagctcagctgctgctgctgccgcttaCTGAAGTCCTGCGGGGAGGAGgtgcggcagcagcagcaggaggaggcggaggaggaggaggggtggtgCAGACTCGGTTTGAAgtcctgggaggggaggaggtgggtcaCACCCGCGTTCGTGCCGCCGCCGGGGTGGTGGTTGGGGAGTTTCTCCGCGGCCGCCGCCCCCGAGAGCGGCCGCGCCGGCTGCTGTGTCAGCCCCAGCAGCAGCTCATCCTGCATGGTCTGCTGATGCGCCAGGAacggggaggaagaggaagcggCAGCGGCTGAGCTGCCCGCGCCGCCGCAGCCGAGGATAGGAAAGGGGGAGGCGGCCTCCGAGATGCCGGTGACAGGCAACGGCGGCGGCGAGAGCGGGCCGAAGGGCGTGGCGGAGGACTGCGGGGCGGCGGCCGTGGCGGGCCCCACGGCGTAGGGATTGTACGTCCCGCTGCTGAATAGTGACCCAGGGCTGCTGCTTCGGAGCGGGGCGGTCTGCAACACCCCAAACCCGAAGTCCCTCATTTATCAGGCCGGCGGCAGCGGGAGGAGACGCACCCCGTCCGCTGCCCCGCCTAGGAAGCTGCCGAATCTGGGGCGGCACTGCCGTGGTGGAAAAAGGGGGAGTCAGTGAGAGGGACACCGTGACTGAGCCAGGGGCACCTACTTCGGCCCCTCCAGCCCTCGCGGCAATCACCGCCGCCTCCCGAGTCCGGCTCGGGCACCGccaccgccgctgccgccgccgccgccctcccGGCTTAAGAACTCCGGAACGTGCGTCAGCGCCACCTCACAATCGCACCGCCCCCCCGCGGTGCGTCCCGGCACGCGCGGGCGCGAGGCCGCCGCGCCCccgctgccccgcccccgccccgccccgcccctcatTAATATGCAGACTTGGCCCGGGCGCGCTTGTTCtcccaggagggagggggagcgcGGGAGCGAGCGGCGTGTCTCCTCGGGCCCCTTCGGCATCTAGGGAAAAGGAGAGGTCTGTGGCTGCAGTGGGCAGCTGACTCCGGTCTAGGAGCCCGCCGCGCGCGCGCACTAGGGCGAGCGCGCGCGGGCGGCGCCGACCGTTTCTGGGCAACGGCCCCTCCCGGCGCGGGTTCTGCGCAGAGGCTGCCCTGGGTCGCACGCGCTCCGTCCCGCCCCCGTCGCCCTCGCGGCCCCGCCTCCTTCCTGTCACCCCGATCCCTCCCTCGGTCACATGAGACTTGGCCACTGGTACGCGAGCTTGTTGGGGCTGTGGTGCCCCGCGTGGGAAACTGAGGCGGGGAACCCGACTGGGATTGGCTTCCAGTCACCGCGGTCGCGTGGAGGCCTACACTTTGCGAGCGCAGCCGGGACAGTGGCCCTTCCCGCCCTTCGGGGCTCAGCCCGGTGGTCCTTAGACCAGTAGGTCCTGTGGGCGCTGCCGGCCTTGCAGACCGCTGAGCGGCTCTCTCCACACCTCGTGCCCCACACGTCCCCTACTTGGAGCTCTCGTCGTCGCCCCAGAAAGCGCCTTCTCAGGCTTGTTTTTAGCTTCTCATGCGGCATGCTGTTTGGACCTTCTGCAGCCGCTGGAACGTATTTTCTGCAGGGCAAACATGAAGCCTGGCTGTACACCAAACGTTTTCACTTGGGCAATGAGGAGCAAAGTCCCAGGAACTTAACCGGGCTCCGTGTGGCTGTCTACACACATAAATGCGTATAATAGGTTAGGAGGCGAACTCCCATGGTAACCCTGGGCCAAGTCTTCGTATTTC
The DNA window shown above is from Neovison vison isolate M4711 chromosome 11, ASM_NN_V1, whole genome shotgun sequence and carries:
- the CPEB2 gene encoding cytoplasmic polyadenylation element-binding protein 2 isoform X6; translated protein: MRDFGFGVLQTAPLRSSSPGSLFSSGTYNPYAVGPATAAAPQSSATPFGPLSPPPLPVTGISEAASPFPILGCGGAGSSAAAASSSSPFLAHQQTMQDELLLGLTQQPARPLSGAAAAEKLPNHHPGGGTNAGVTHLLPSQDFKPSLHHPSSSSASSCCCCRTSSPQDFSKRQQQQLSCQKRKEFSPPHLPHPPDSKPPPPLHCPGRFSPPPPPPPPPGPLLQPAQLAQRQQPQQQQQFSVPHPQHLPPQDFAQRQLPADLPPLPQLQPSPPAAPRRRHGGAGSPRKTPAAGEGSATEPPNAGLAPSTPPVNPAPGSMESPNHPLLNSPSNLLPGGALGAGAFSSLQSPDLPHPGGGGGGGPPGGGGGGGSASPPPLPGFGTPWSVQTASPPPPQPQQPPPPQQQQPPPPQQPPQPQPQQPGSSAATPGGGGGGGGGGSLSAMPPPSPDSENGFYPGLPSSMNPAFFPSFSPVSPHGCAGLSVPASGGGGGGGGSGFGGPFSAAAVPPPPPPAMNLPQQQPPPPAAPQQPQSRRSPVSPQLQQQHQAAAAAFLQQRNSYNHHQPLLKQSPWSNHQSSGWGTGSMSWGAMHGRDHRRTGNMGIPGTMNQISPLKKPFSGNVIAPPKFTRSTPSLTPKSWIEDNVFRTDNNSNTLLPLQDRSRMYDSLNMHSLENSLIDIMRAEHDPLKGRLSYPHPGTDNLLMLNGRSSLFPIDDGLLDDGHNDQVGVLNSPTCYSAHQNGERIERFSRKVFVGGLPPDIDEDEITASFRRFGPLVVDWPHKAESKSYFPPKGYAFLLFQEESSVQALIDACIEEDGKLYLCVSSPTIKDKPVQIRPWNLSDSDFVMDGSQPLDPRKTIFVGGVPRPLRAVELAMIMDRLYGGVCYAGIDTDPELKYPKGAGRVAFSNQQSYIAAISARFVQLQHGDIDKRVEVKPYVLDDQMCDECQGARCGGKFAPFFCANVTCLQYYCEFCWANIHSRAGREFHKPLVKEGADRPRQIHFRWN
- the CPEB2 gene encoding cytoplasmic polyadenylation element-binding protein 2 isoform X4, coding for MRDFGFGVLQTAPLRSSSPGSLFSSGTYNPYAVGPATAAAPQSSATPFGPLSPPPLPVTGISEAASPFPILGCGGAGSSAAAASSSSPFLAHQQTMQDELLLGLTQQPARPLSGAAAAEKLPNHHPGGGTNAGVTHLLPSQDFKPSLHHPSSSSASSCCCCRTSSPQDFSKRQQQQLSCQKRKEFSPPHLPHPPDSKPPPPLHCPGRFSPPPPPPPPPGPLLQPAQLAQRQQPQQQQQFSVPHPQHLPPQDFAQRQLPADLPPLPQLQPSPPAAPRRRHGGAGSPRKTPAAGEGSATEPPNAGLAPSTPPVNPAPGSMESPNHPLLNSPSNLLPGGALGAGAFSSLQSPDLPHPGGGGGGGPPGGGGGGGSASPPPLPGFGTPWSVQTASPPPPQPQQPPPPQQQQPPPPQQPPQPQPQQPGSSAATPGGGGGGGGGGSLSAMPPPSPDSENGFYPGLPSSMNPAFFPSFSPVSPHGCAGLSVPASGGGGGGGGSGFGGPFSAAAVPPPPPPAMNLPQQQPPPPAAPQQPQSRRSPVSPQLQQQHQAAAAAFLQQRNSYNHHQPLLKQSPWSNHQSSGWGTGSMSWGAMHGRDHRRTGNMGIPGTMNQISPLKKPFSGNVIAPPKFTRSTPSLTPKSWIEDNVFRTDNNSNTLLPLQDRSRMYDSLNMHSLENSLIDIMRAEHDPLKGRLSYPHPGTDNLLMLNARSYGRRRGRSSLFPIDDGLLDDGHNDQVGVLNSPTCYSAHQNGERIERFSRKVFVGGLPPDIDEDEITASFRRFGPLVVDWPHKAESKSYFPPKGYAFLLFQEESSVQALIDACIEEDGKLYLCVSSPTIKDKPVQIRPWNLSDSDFVMDGSQPLDPRKTIFVGGVPRPLRAVELAMIMDRLYGGVCYAGIDTDPELKYPKGAGRVAFSNQQSYIAAISARFVQLQHGDIDKRVEVKPYVLDDQMCDECQGARCGGKFAPFFCANVTCLQYYCEFCWANIHSRAGREFHKPLVKEGADRPRQIHFRWN
- the CPEB2 gene encoding cytoplasmic polyadenylation element-binding protein 2 isoform X2, coding for MRDFGFGVLQTAPLRSSSPGSLFSSGTYNPYAVGPATAAAPQSSATPFGPLSPPPLPVTGISEAASPFPILGCGGAGSSAAAASSSSPFLAHQQTMQDELLLGLTQQPARPLSGAAAAEKLPNHHPGGGTNAGVTHLLPSQDFKPSLHHPSSSSASSCCCCRTSSPQDFSKRQQQQLSCQKRKEFSPPHLPHPPDSKPPPPLHCPGRFSPPPPPPPPPGPLLQPAQLAQRQQPQQQQQFSVPHPQHLPPQDFAQRQLPADLPPLPQLQPSPPAAPRRRHGGAGSPRKTPAAGEGSATEPPNAGLAPSTPPVNPAPGSMESPNHPLLNSPSNLLPGGALGAGAFSSLQSPDLPHPGGGGGGGPPGGGGGGGSASPPPLPGFGTPWSVQTASPPPPQPQQPPPPQQQQPPPPQQPPQPQPQQPGSSAATPGGGGGGGGGGSLSAMPPPSPDSENGFYPGLPSSMNPAFFPSFSPVSPHGCAGLSVPASGGGGGGGGSGFGGPFSAAAVPPPPPPAMNLPQQQPPPPAAPQQPQSRRSPVSPQLQQQHQAAAAAFLQQRNSYNHHQPLLKQSPWSNHQSSGWGTGSMSWGAMHGRDHRRTGNMGIPGTMNQISPLKKPFSGNVIAPPKFTRSTPSLTPKSWIEDNVFRTDNNSNTLLPLQVRSSLQLPAWGSDSLQDSWCTAAGTSRIDQDRSRMYDSLNMHSLENSLIDIMRAEHDPLKGRLSYPHPGTDNLLMLNGRSSLFPIDDGLLDDGHNDQVGVLNSPTCYSAHQNGERIERFSRKVFVGGLPPDIDEDEITASFRRFGPLVVDWPHKAESKSYFPPKGYAFLLFQEESSVQALIDACIEEDGKLYLCVSSPTIKDKPVQIRPWNLSDSDFVMDGSQPLDPRKTIFVGGVPRPLRAVELAMIMDRLYGGVCYAGIDTDPELKYPKGAGRVAFSNQQSYIAAISARFVQLQHGDIDKRVEVKPYVLDDQMCDECQGARCGGKFAPFFCANVTCLQYYCEFCWANIHSRAGREFHKPLVKEGADRPRQIHFRWN
- the CPEB2 gene encoding cytoplasmic polyadenylation element-binding protein 2 isoform X1, giving the protein MRDFGFGVLQTAPLRSSSPGSLFSSGTYNPYAVGPATAAAPQSSATPFGPLSPPPLPVTGISEAASPFPILGCGGAGSSAAAASSSSPFLAHQQTMQDELLLGLTQQPARPLSGAAAAEKLPNHHPGGGTNAGVTHLLPSQDFKPSLHHPSSSSASSCCCCRTSSPQDFSKRQQQQLSCQKRKEFSPPHLPHPPDSKPPPPLHCPGRFSPPPPPPPPPGPLLQPAQLAQRQQPQQQQQFSVPHPQHLPPQDFAQRQLPADLPPLPQLQPSPPAAPRRRHGGAGSPRKTPAAGEGSATEPPNAGLAPSTPPVNPAPGSMESPNHPLLNSPSNLLPGGALGAGAFSSLQSPDLPHPGGGGGGGPPGGGGGGGSASPPPLPGFGTPWSVQTASPPPPQPQQPPPPQQQQPPPPQQPPQPQPQQPGSSAATPGGGGGGGGGGSLSAMPPPSPDSENGFYPGLPSSMNPAFFPSFSPVSPHGCAGLSVPASGGGGGGGGSGFGGPFSAAAVPPPPPPAMNLPQQQPPPPAAPQQPQSRRSPVSPQLQQQHQAAAAAFLQQRNSYNHHQPLLKQSPWSNHQSSGWGTGSMSWGAMHGRDHRRTGNMGIPGTMNQISPLKKPFSGNVIAPPKFTRSTPSLTPKSWIEDNVFRTDNNSNTLLPLQVRSSLQLPAWGSDSLQDSWCTAAGTSRIDQDRSRMYDSLNMHSLENSLIDIMRAEHDPLKGRLSYPHPGTDNLLMLNARSYGRRRGRSSLFPIDDGLLDDGHNDQVGVLNSPTCYSAHQNGERIERFSRKVFVGGLPPDIDEDEITASFRRFGPLVVDWPHKAESKSYFPPKGYAFLLFQEESSVQALIDACIEEDGKLYLCVSSPTIKDKPVQIRPWNLSDSDFVMDGSQPLDPRKTIFVGGVPRPLRAVELAMIMDRLYGGVCYAGIDTDPELKYPKGAGRVAFSNQQSYIAAISARFVQLQHGDIDKRVEVKPYVLDDQMCDECQGARCGGKFAPFFCANVTCLQYYCEFCWANIHSRAGREFHKPLVKEGADRPRQIHFRWN
- the CPEB2 gene encoding cytoplasmic polyadenylation element-binding protein 2 isoform X5, whose protein sequence is MRDFGFGVLQTAPLRSSSPGSLFSSGTYNPYAVGPATAAAPQSSATPFGPLSPPPLPVTGISEAASPFPILGCGGAGSSAAAASSSSPFLAHQQTMQDELLLGLTQQPARPLSGAAAAEKLPNHHPGGGTNAGVTHLLPSQDFKPSLHHPSSSSASSCCCCRTSSPQDFSKRQQQQLSCQKRKEFSPPHLPHPPDSKPPPPLHCPGRFSPPPPPPPPPGPLLQPAQLAQRQQPQQQQQFSVPHPQHLPPQDFAQRQLPADLPPLPQLQPSPPAAPRRRHGGAGSPRKTPAAGEGSATEPPNAGLAPSTPPVNPAPGSMESPNHPLLNSPSNLLPGGALGAGAFSSLQSPDLPHPGGGGGGGPPGGGGGGGSASPPPLPGFGTPWSVQTASPPPPQPQQPPPPQQQQPPPPQQPPQPQPQQPGSSAATPGGGGGGGGGGSLSAMPPPSPDSENGFYPGLPSSMNPAFFPSFSPVSPHGCAGLSVPASGGGGGGGGSGFGGPFSAAAVPPPPPPAMNLPQQQPPPPAAPQQPQSRRSPVSPQLQQQHQAAAAAFLQQRNSYNHHQPLLKQSPWSNHQSSGWGTGSMSWGAMHGRDHRRTGNMGIPGTMNQISPLKKPFSGNVIAPPKFTRSTPSLTPKSWIEDNVFRTDNNSNTLLPLQVRMDRSRMYDSLNMHSLENSLIDIMRAEHDPLKGRLSYPHPGTDNLLMLNGRSSLFPIDDGLLDDGHNDQVGVLNSPTCYSAHQNGERIERFSRKVFVGGLPPDIDEDEITASFRRFGPLVVDWPHKAESKSYFPPKGYAFLLFQEESSVQALIDACIEEDGKLYLCVSSPTIKDKPVQIRPWNLSDSDFVMDGSQPLDPRKTIFVGGVPRPLRAVELAMIMDRLYGGVCYAGIDTDPELKYPKGAGRVAFSNQQSYIAAISARFVQLQHGDIDKRVEVKPYVLDDQMCDECQGARCGGKFAPFFCANVTCLQYYCEFCWANIHSRAGREFHKPLVKEGADRPRQIHFRWN
- the CPEB2 gene encoding cytoplasmic polyadenylation element-binding protein 2 isoform X3: MRDFGFGVLQTAPLRSSSPGSLFSSGTYNPYAVGPATAAAPQSSATPFGPLSPPPLPVTGISEAASPFPILGCGGAGSSAAAASSSSPFLAHQQTMQDELLLGLTQQPARPLSGAAAAEKLPNHHPGGGTNAGVTHLLPSQDFKPSLHHPSSSSASSCCCCRTSSPQDFSKRQQQQLSCQKRKEFSPPHLPHPPDSKPPPPLHCPGRFSPPPPPPPPPGPLLQPAQLAQRQQPQQQQQFSVPHPQHLPPQDFAQRQLPADLPPLPQLQPSPPAAPRRRHGGAGSPRKTPAAGEGSATEPPNAGLAPSTPPVNPAPGSMESPNHPLLNSPSNLLPGGALGAGAFSSLQSPDLPHPGGGGGGGPPGGGGGGGSASPPPLPGFGTPWSVQTASPPPPQPQQPPPPQQQQPPPPQQPPQPQPQQPGSSAATPGGGGGGGGGGSLSAMPPPSPDSENGFYPGLPSSMNPAFFPSFSPVSPHGCAGLSVPASGGGGGGGGSGFGGPFSAAAVPPPPPPAMNLPQQQPPPPAAPQQPQSRRSPVSPQLQQQHQAAAAAFLQQRNSYNHHQPLLKQSPWSNHQSSGWGTGSMSWGAMHGRDHRRTGNMGIPGTMNQISPLKKPFSGNVIAPPKFTRSTPSLTPKSWIEDNVFRTDNNSNTLLPLQVRMDRSRMYDSLNMHSLENSLIDIMRAEHDPLKGRLSYPHPGTDNLLMLNARSYGRRRGRSSLFPIDDGLLDDGHNDQVGVLNSPTCYSAHQNGERIERFSRKVFVGGLPPDIDEDEITASFRRFGPLVVDWPHKAESKSYFPPKGYAFLLFQEESSVQALIDACIEEDGKLYLCVSSPTIKDKPVQIRPWNLSDSDFVMDGSQPLDPRKTIFVGGVPRPLRAVELAMIMDRLYGGVCYAGIDTDPELKYPKGAGRVAFSNQQSYIAAISARFVQLQHGDIDKRVEVKPYVLDDQMCDECQGARCGGKFAPFFCANVTCLQYYCEFCWANIHSRAGREFHKPLVKEGADRPRQIHFRWN